The proteins below come from a single Malus domestica chromosome 03, GDT2T_hap1 genomic window:
- the LOC103418979 gene encoding syntaxin-52-like isoform X1 produces MGYVGSFSTMASSSDSWIREYNEATKLADDISGMISELSTLPAGPDTQRHVSAIRRKITILGTRLDSLQSLLSKLPGKQHISEKEMNRRKDMIGNLRSKVKQMASTLTSNSSNRDSLLGPEINKTDAMGRTVGLDNYGLVGLQRQIMKEQDEGLEKLEETVISTKHIALAVNEELDLHTRLIDDLDDHVEVTDSRLRRVQKNLAVLNKRTKGGCSCMCMLLSVVGIVVLIAVIFLLIKYL; encoded by the exons ATGGGTTATGTGGGATCGTTTAG TACAATGGCATCTTCTTCGGACTCATGGATAAGGGAATACAACGAAGCAACAAAACTTGCTGATGATATCAGTGGTATGATATCTGAACTGAGTACATTGCCTGCAGGTCCTGACACCCAGCGTCATGTCTCTGCTATACGGCGGAAGATTACAATATTGGGGACTAGACTTGATAGCTTACAGTCCCTTCTGTCAAAACTCCCTGGAAAACAGCACAT ATCAGAGAAAGAGATGAATCGTCGAAAGGATATGATAGGAAATTTAAGATCGAAAGTGAAGCAGATGGCTTCAACATTGACGTCCAACTCTTCCAACCGAGATAGCTTGCTGGGGccagaaataaataaaactgaTGCCATGGGAAGAACAGTTGGACTAGACAACTACGGCCTTGTTGGTTTGCAACGACAAATTATGAAAG AGCAAGATGAGGGGCTTGAGAAATTGGAGGAGACTGTAATAAGCACAAAACATATTGCATTGGCAGTCAATGAAGAACTTGACCTACACACTAGACTTATT GATGACTTGGATGATCATGTGGAAGTTACGGACTCTCGGCTACGG CGGGTGCAGAAGAACTTGGCAGTTTTGAACAAGCGGACAAAGGGTGGTTGCTCTTGCATGTGCATGCTTTTATCTGTCGTCGGGATCGTAGTTCTGATTGCTGTGATATTTTTGCTGATCAAATACTTGTAA
- the LOC103418979 gene encoding syntaxin-52-like isoform X2 yields the protein MASSSDSWIREYNEATKLADDISGMISELSTLPAGPDTQRHVSAIRRKITILGTRLDSLQSLLSKLPGKQHISEKEMNRRKDMIGNLRSKVKQMASTLTSNSSNRDSLLGPEINKTDAMGRTVGLDNYGLVGLQRQIMKEQDEGLEKLEETVISTKHIALAVNEELDLHTRLIDDLDDHVEVTDSRLRRVQKNLAVLNKRTKGGCSCMCMLLSVVGIVVLIAVIFLLIKYL from the exons ATGGCATCTTCTTCGGACTCATGGATAAGGGAATACAACGAAGCAACAAAACTTGCTGATGATATCAGTGGTATGATATCTGAACTGAGTACATTGCCTGCAGGTCCTGACACCCAGCGTCATGTCTCTGCTATACGGCGGAAGATTACAATATTGGGGACTAGACTTGATAGCTTACAGTCCCTTCTGTCAAAACTCCCTGGAAAACAGCACAT ATCAGAGAAAGAGATGAATCGTCGAAAGGATATGATAGGAAATTTAAGATCGAAAGTGAAGCAGATGGCTTCAACATTGACGTCCAACTCTTCCAACCGAGATAGCTTGCTGGGGccagaaataaataaaactgaTGCCATGGGAAGAACAGTTGGACTAGACAACTACGGCCTTGTTGGTTTGCAACGACAAATTATGAAAG AGCAAGATGAGGGGCTTGAGAAATTGGAGGAGACTGTAATAAGCACAAAACATATTGCATTGGCAGTCAATGAAGAACTTGACCTACACACTAGACTTATT GATGACTTGGATGATCATGTGGAAGTTACGGACTCTCGGCTACGG CGGGTGCAGAAGAACTTGGCAGTTTTGAACAAGCGGACAAAGGGTGGTTGCTCTTGCATGTGCATGCTTTTATCTGTCGTCGGGATCGTAGTTCTGATTGCTGTGATATTTTTGCTGATCAAATACTTGTAA
- the LOC114823995 gene encoding NADH dehydrogenase [ubiquinone] 1 alpha subcomplex subunit 2-like, with product MAWRGKLSQNLKEIRVLLCQSSPSSASTRTFVEKNYKDLKSANPKLPILIRECRGIEPQLWARYDMGVERGVRLEGLTEPQISKALEELVKVGESLKA from the exons atGGCATGGAGAGGGAAGCTATCTCAGAACTTGAAGGAGATTAGGGTTTTGCTCTGCCAATCGTCCCCTTCAAGCGCATCCACCAG AACATTTGTGGAGAAGAATTACAAGGATCTGAAGAGTGCAAACCCCAAATTGCCCATCTTGATTCGTGAATGCAGAGGGATTGAACCTCAGTTGTGGGCTAGATATG ACATGGGTGTTGAGAGGGGCGTTCGATTGGAAGGTTTAACAGAGCCACAGATTTCGAAGGCACTAGAGGAACTTGTTAAAGTTGGGGAGTCTCTAAAAGCCTGA